The Pecten maximus chromosome 11, xPecMax1.1, whole genome shotgun sequence genome has a segment encoding these proteins:
- the LOC117337248 gene encoding WD repeat-containing protein 88-like, with the protein MSDDESYSLAIETTPIDFEEAEKETRATWEHEQLAQVRIKVFRGHFGAVNSCQYINNDTKILSGSSDKTVKIWDIDTGIVSNTFNCHSDAVSAVSINDNGRRFASCGWDKKIGVCDVESGNMLWTGKHAGIVTSCKFSHDGKMVVSGSDLDNTLKIWDANSGELIYNIEDIHTSTITSCKFAPLDDKVITTSMDQSAKFFDLRSNKVTITVEGHINVISSCDVTFDERKFATGSWDKTVGIWDIATGGYRSKGPLTLSGSHDGSVSSCAFSNDGLMLATGSFDKTVVVWDVENQVQKLKLQGHDDWVLDVAFTKDMQHVMSASKDTTIRIWNVEDSDKIPVVMERKKAIGLKIIKCGKCGKPFSMTQLESFRDVSVCVFCRLKNREKTMLDIMNMVDS; encoded by the exons atgtcCGACGACGAAAGCTACTCTTTGGCCATAGAAACAACACCCATAGATTTTGAAGAAGCTGAAAAAGAAACTAGAGCTACATGGGAACATGAGCAATTAGCACAG GTGCGGATCAAAGTGTTCAGGGGACATTTTGGTGCTGTGAACTCATGTCAGTATATCAACAATGATACAAAGATATTATCAGGATCTTCCGACAAGACAGTGAAGATCTGGGACATTGACACTGGCATTGTATCAAATACCTTCAACTGTCATTCAGACGCCGTCAGTGCTGTCAGCATCAACGACAATGGACGCAG GTTTGCATCGTGCGGCTGGGATAAGAAGATTGGAGTATGTGATGTTGAATCAGGGAATATGTTG TGGACAGGGAAGCATGCTGGTATAGTGACCAGCTGTAAGTTTTCACATGACGGCAAAATGGTTGTGTCTGGATCGGACTTAGACAACACACTGAAAATCTGGGATGCTAATTCTGGTGAACTCATCTACAATATAGAAG ATATACACACAAGCACCATCACAAGCTGTAAATTTGCTCCTCTTGATGACAAGGTCATCACAACCTCCATGGACCAGTCAGCCAAGTTCTTTGATCTTCGCTCCAACAAGGTCACCATCACAGTGGA AGGACACATCAATGTGATATCTTCCTGTGATGTGACGTTTGATGAGCGTAAGTTTGCCACTGGTTCCTGGGACAAGACTGTTGGTATCTGGGACATCGCCACTGGAGGATACAG ATCTAAAGGACCTTTGACCCTGTCTGGTAGTCATGATGGGTCAGTGAGTTCGTGTGCCTTTAGTAACGATGGTCTGATGTTGGCCACTGGCTCTTTTGACAAAACTGTTGTGGTGTGGGATGTAGAAAACCAAGTTCAGAAACTGAAGTTACAG GGCCATGATGATTGGGTGCTGGACGTGGCCTTCACCAAGGACATGCAGCATGTGATGTCTGCATCAAAG GACACTACTATACGGATCTGGAATGTAGAGGATTCAGACAAAATCCCAGTCGTCATGGAAAGGAAGAAGGCTATAGGTCTGAAGATCATCAAG TGTGGCAAGTGTGGAAAGCCATTCTCTATGACACAGCTGGAGAGTTTCCGAGATGTTTCTGTCTGTGTATTCTGTCGTCTAAAGAACCGAGAAAAAACAATGCTGGACATCATGAATATGGTGGACTCCTGA